The following coding sequences are from one Paenibacillus sp. JDR-2 window:
- a CDS encoding AAA family ATPase, which produces MRHQLVIAVKEQDYVRRLADYVRDSPFSELWQLTAFTHAEAFVQFLKSGYPVHGIAAQPCMLEAAAGILPEGVPVAALVAAPGQFPLYQELLQYQALPGLLQRMASLMAPVSQGAAREQSAQVIAVYSASGGVGKTTLARQLVHTAASSGQRIFYLNLERWNAVDTWLEAGVVHGDEGLSQLLYMLQSHPGKAGEWLGRHSKRDPYLRADYILPCSNPEDRLTLQASDANAIVRTIAATGQYDLIVIDLDDGLDELHLTLLELSHEVIWLVTEDAAVQRKSQLAYQYGVQRFGERFRLLEPRLQLVVNRSDGQLHIRRSIFKQAYAFLPDTAAMGRGATAVLASPPYMAAVERLYQQLVKEEGGVPIANG; this is translated from the coding sequence GTGAGACATCAATTAGTGATTGCAGTCAAGGAGCAGGATTATGTAAGAAGACTGGCCGATTACGTGCGCGACAGCCCGTTCAGCGAGCTGTGGCAGCTGACGGCTTTCACCCATGCGGAGGCATTTGTGCAGTTTCTGAAATCGGGCTATCCGGTTCACGGAATTGCCGCACAGCCTTGCATGCTGGAAGCTGCTGCCGGGATATTGCCCGAAGGAGTTCCGGTTGCTGCGCTGGTTGCGGCACCGGGCCAGTTCCCGCTTTATCAGGAGCTGCTGCAATATCAGGCGCTGCCGGGGCTGTTGCAGAGGATGGCCTCCTTAATGGCCCCTGTTTCCCAAGGAGCTGCAAGAGAGCAGTCCGCTCAGGTCATTGCTGTTTATTCGGCATCCGGCGGTGTTGGGAAAACAACATTGGCCAGACAGCTCGTTCATACGGCAGCGAGCAGCGGGCAGCGAATATTTTATCTCAACCTGGAGCGCTGGAATGCGGTGGATACGTGGTTGGAGGCCGGGGTAGTTCATGGGGATGAGGGGTTGTCCCAACTGCTGTACATGCTCCAATCGCATCCTGGCAAGGCTGGAGAGTGGCTTGGGCGGCATAGCAAGCGTGATCCGTACTTAAGGGCGGATTATATTTTGCCTTGTTCGAATCCGGAGGACCGTTTGACGCTTCAAGCCTCGGATGCGAATGCCATTGTACGGACGATAGCGGCAACCGGCCAATATGATCTGATTGTTATTGATCTGGATGACGGGCTGGACGAGCTGCATTTGACCTTACTGGAGCTAAGCCATGAAGTTATCTGGCTTGTAACGGAGGATGCTGCTGTTCAGCGCAAGAGCCAGTTGGCTTATCAGTACGGCGTACAGCGTTTTGGGGAACGTTTCCGTCTACTGGAGCCACGGCTGCAACTGGTTGTGAACCGCAGTGATGGCCAACTGCATATTAGGCGGAGCATATTCAAGCAGGCCTATGCTTTTCTTCCGGATACGGCGGCAATGGGCAGGGGAGCAACGGCTGTTCTTGCATCGCCTCCATATATGGCCGCAGTGGAAAGGCTGTATCAGCAGCTGGTCAAGGAGGAAGGAGGTGTGCCAATTGCTAACGGATGA
- a CDS encoding type II secretion system F family protein, whose amino-acid sequence MAFLVLLLVLFWGLLIGRDGLAKLLKKGKPDWKGLLLVRPFDRLLERGKLYEHLQLSLSSYHSKQIILKGTDWQLNQTKQHIAETTGFGYAVLCVCTLLAVLAKEPLLIGMGVLLGLLLPVRPFMEAGRLVERRKQAIVSELPEALSKLMLLVGAGEPVLQAFSRCLEGKDPAVQPLYKEWDRVVIALRNGESFSTALERFNRSCAVQEVSIFTTVILLNYRRGGDQFVLALREISYSLWEKRKAVARSRGEEASSKLVFPLVGILLVLMVFVAAPAMLLMS is encoded by the coding sequence ATGGCTTTTCTTGTACTGCTCTTGGTCCTGTTCTGGGGACTGCTCATAGGGAGGGACGGATTGGCAAAGCTTCTGAAAAAGGGGAAACCGGATTGGAAGGGATTATTGCTTGTTAGACCCTTTGACCGGCTGCTGGAACGCGGCAAGCTTTACGAGCATCTGCAGCTTTCGCTAAGCAGCTACCATTCAAAGCAGATTATCCTGAAGGGAACGGACTGGCAGCTGAATCAGACAAAGCAGCATATAGCGGAAACTACGGGGTTCGGCTATGCCGTATTGTGCGTCTGCACTCTTCTGGCCGTGCTGGCGAAGGAGCCGCTGCTTATCGGAATGGGCGTACTGCTAGGGTTACTGCTTCCGGTCAGGCCTTTTATGGAAGCCGGCAGGCTGGTTGAACGAAGAAAACAGGCTATTGTTTCCGAACTGCCTGAAGCGCTTAGCAAGCTGATGCTGCTTGTTGGCGCGGGGGAACCGGTGCTGCAGGCATTCTCCCGCTGTTTGGAGGGGAAAGACCCGGCAGTGCAGCCGTTATATAAAGAGTGGGACAGAGTGGTTATCGCCTTACGGAACGGCGAGTCCTTCAGTACGGCGCTTGAGCGGTTTAACCGGAGTTGTGCCGTGCAGGAAGTATCCATTTTTACAACGGTAATACTGCTTAATTATCGCAGAGGCGGCGATCAATTTGTCCTTGCTTTACGGGAAATATCTTACTCCCTATGGGAGAAACGCAAAGCGGTTGCCCGTTCCCGCGGGGAAGAGGCTTCGTCCAAGCTTGTTTTTCCGCTGGTGGGCATATTGCTTGTGTTAATGGTATTTGTTGCGGCACCGGCGATGCTGCTCATGTCTTGA
- a CDS encoding TadE/TadG family type IV pilus assembly protein has product MKPFKRLARPIRRQDKNRGGENGSMVLEAALVMPLLLMILLLFIMMIRLCAVQMALQSAASQTVRQIATHIRPADLTFQKASSSIPNLGFSGLPLPDWGGTIAKEAAGWLPAPADALASAVLEGNWQPVTDAAATEVGRTAVEPLLRQFADEAVLEKERLSLSHLSLPELKEKQEPYLTIEAEYEFPLSLPFLNRKIVMREQASERVWVSDALPAKEDTAAADVTPIQIVSIQPVPLRPGNRATVIALTSPGASASLTVNYKSGTSTAKHLGSATADANGYVQWTWLVSGNTTPGTWELTATSASGETVSMHFNVTKKEDSAS; this is encoded by the coding sequence ATGAAACCGTTCAAACGATTGGCTCGTCCTATTAGGCGGCAGGATAAAAACCGGGGCGGGGAGAACGGCAGCATGGTGCTGGAAGCGGCTCTTGTCATGCCGCTGCTCCTGATGATCCTGTTGCTGTTCATTATGATGATCCGCTTATGCGCCGTGCAAATGGCCCTTCAATCGGCCGCGTCCCAGACGGTCCGGCAGATTGCGACACATATTCGTCCGGCAGATCTCACCTTTCAAAAAGCCTCCTCCTCCATTCCCAATTTGGGCTTTAGCGGTCTGCCGTTGCCGGATTGGGGAGGAACTATAGCGAAGGAGGCGGCCGGGTGGCTGCCGGCGCCTGCAGATGCATTAGCTTCGGCAGTTCTTGAAGGAAACTGGCAGCCGGTCACGGATGCGGCGGCGACTGAAGTTGGGAGGACCGCTGTCGAGCCGCTGCTCCGGCAATTTGCGGATGAAGCGGTGCTGGAAAAAGAGCGTTTGAGCCTATCGCACCTTTCCTTGCCGGAACTGAAGGAAAAACAGGAGCCTTATTTGACGATTGAAGCGGAATACGAGTTTCCTTTATCCTTGCCGTTCTTAAACAGAAAGATCGTAATGCGCGAGCAGGCATCCGAACGGGTATGGGTCAGCGATGCATTGCCTGCGAAGGAAGATACCGCCGCGGCGGATGTAACTCCGATTCAAATCGTTTCCATTCAGCCGGTTCCGCTGCGACCGGGTAATAGAGCAACCGTAATCGCTTTAACATCGCCAGGTGCTTCAGCCTCGCTTACGGTTAATTATAAAAGCGGAACAAGTACGGCAAAGCATCTTGGCAGCGCAACGGCGGATGCAAACGGTTATGTGCAGTGGACATGGCTGGTATCCGGAAATACGACGCCGGGAACCTGGGAACTAACCGCAACTTCGGCGTCAGGCGAAACGGTATCCATGCATTTTAACGTAACAAAGAAGGAGGACTCAGCATCATGA
- a CDS encoding type II secretion system F family protein produces MPVIRAAPLAARMRTILEWCGWDSSFRAGARSSKPSTSIKPLQDYNQYLLSYKQFMGSAAVGFVIIFAAVYLIYHSFIVSGLFAAGGLAAPRMYKSFLLVRRKERLQLQFKEALYSLASSLAAGRSVENAFLATIDDLKLLYPDPNTELLLEFRIVKYRLDNGEPLEQALRSLAKRTHLDDITQFSDVFAVCKRSGGDLVEVMKRTSQTIGEKLEVKQEISVLLAQKRFEARIMMAVPFAFLGFLSAFAPDYMKPLYGGGGYVLLTIGLVVLSFCFWLIHRIMQIRV; encoded by the coding sequence ATGCCCGTAATCCGAGCTGCGCCTCTCGCAGCAAGAATGAGGACGATACTTGAATGGTGCGGTTGGGACTCTTCCTTTCGGGCTGGCGCGCGCAGCAGTAAGCCTTCAACCAGCATTAAGCCGCTTCAGGACTATAACCAGTACCTGCTGTCTTATAAGCAGTTTATGGGATCCGCGGCTGTTGGCTTCGTCATTATTTTCGCTGCTGTCTACCTCATCTATCATTCCTTTATCGTATCTGGTTTGTTTGCCGCCGGAGGCCTGGCTGCGCCAAGAATGTACAAGTCCTTCTTGCTTGTCCGGCGTAAGGAAAGGCTGCAGCTGCAATTCAAAGAAGCCTTGTATTCCCTGGCCTCATCGCTGGCGGCTGGCCGATCGGTAGAAAATGCTTTTCTGGCAACCATTGACGACCTCAAGCTGCTGTACCCGGATCCGAATACGGAGCTTCTGCTCGAGTTCCGGATTGTCAAGTATCGTCTCGATAACGGGGAACCACTTGAACAAGCGCTGCGCAGCTTGGCAAAACGTACCCATTTGGACGATATTACGCAATTTTCCGATGTGTTTGCCGTATGCAAACGCTCCGGCGGGGATCTGGTTGAAGTGATGAAACGGACCTCGCAGACGATCGGCGAAAAGCTGGAGGTCAAACAGGAAATTTCCGTTCTGCTTGCGCAAAAGCGTTTTGAAGCACGGATTATGATGGCTGTTCCGTTTGCCTTTCTTGGTTTTCTGAGCGCTTTTGCCCCCGATTACATGAAGCCCTTGTACGGGGGAGGCGGATATGTCCTGCTCACCATCGGCCTTGTCGTATTGTCCTTTTGTTTCTGGCTGATTCATCGAATTATGCAAATACGCGTGTAG
- a CDS encoding CpaF family protein, with the protein MCQLLTDEAVLELKNRIKDRLDYSGSVTDEQLTAIVEQTVFAWSSSNPLTASELASLVRRLFHSFRGLDILQPLMDDPTVTEVMINHHSEIFIERGGRLSLLPASFESRERLEDLIQSIVASVNRVVNESSPIVDARLKDGSRVHIVLPPVALRGPAMTIRKFPEKPLTMDELVAKGALTGEAAVFLQQLTKAQYNIFISGGTGTGKTTFLNALSQYIPQDERLVTIEDSAELQIRSVPNLVSLETRNANTEGKGEIAIRDLIRASLRMRPNRIIVGEVRGGEALDMLAAMNTGHAGSMSTGHSNGPRDMMSRLETMVMSAAEMPVQVIRKQIASALDIVIHLSRFRDRSRRVTEICEVAGLEDGEIAVRPLFQFEEKGEEGGKVFGTLKRTDYKLYHTDKLRMAGMKLAEEDAICP; encoded by the coding sequence GTGTGCCAATTGCTAACGGATGAAGCGGTCCTTGAATTAAAAAACCGGATTAAGGACCGGCTTGATTACTCCGGCTCGGTGACAGACGAGCAGTTAACCGCAATCGTGGAGCAGACCGTATTTGCCTGGAGCAGCAGCAACCCTCTAACCGCCTCGGAGCTGGCTTCGCTGGTTCGGCGTCTGTTTCATTCGTTTCGGGGACTTGATATTCTACAACCGCTGATGGATGACCCGACGGTGACGGAAGTCATGATCAACCATCATTCGGAGATTTTTATCGAACGAGGCGGTCGGCTAAGTCTGCTGCCCGCATCTTTTGAGAGCAGGGAAAGGCTGGAGGATTTGATCCAGTCGATTGTTGCGAGCGTGAACCGGGTCGTAAATGAATCTTCTCCGATTGTTGACGCCCGTCTCAAGGATGGTTCACGCGTTCATATCGTACTGCCGCCTGTTGCGCTAAGGGGACCGGCGATGACGATCCGTAAATTTCCGGAAAAGCCGCTGACGATGGACGAGCTTGTTGCGAAGGGAGCATTAACCGGGGAAGCGGCTGTTTTTCTACAGCAGCTTACGAAGGCGCAGTACAACATTTTTATTAGCGGCGGTACCGGTACGGGAAAAACCACTTTTCTCAATGCCCTGTCCCAATACATCCCCCAGGATGAACGTTTAGTCACGATTGAAGATTCCGCCGAGTTGCAAATCCGCAGCGTTCCCAACCTTGTTTCACTTGAGACGCGGAATGCCAATACCGAAGGAAAAGGGGAGATCGCGATCCGCGATCTGATTCGGGCGTCACTTCGGATGCGTCCTAACCGCATTATTGTCGGCGAGGTACGCGGCGGAGAAGCCTTGGATATGCTGGCGGCGATGAATACAGGCCATGCAGGGAGCATGTCCACCGGTCATAGTAACGGTCCCAGGGATATGATGTCCCGGCTGGAAACGATGGTAATGAGCGCGGCGGAAATGCCGGTTCAGGTCATCCGCAAGCAGATTGCCTCGGCTTTGGACATTGTAATCCATCTGTCTCGTTTTAGGGACCGTTCCCGCCGCGTAACGGAAATTTGCGAGGTCGCAGGACTGGAGGATGGAGAGATTGCCGTCCGGCCGCTTTTCCAATTTGAAGAGAAAGGCGAGGAGGGCGGGAAAGTGTTCGGCACGCTTAAGCGCACCGATTATAAGCTCTATCATACCGACAAGCTGAGGATGGCAGGTATGAAGCTTGCAGAGGAGGATGCGATATGCCCGTAA
- a CDS encoding paeninodin family lasso peptide: MKKVWEAPTLEVLDVKMTFDGDVEVNSVTTFHGSHRQ, translated from the coding sequence ATGAAAAAAGTATGGGAAGCGCCAACTTTGGAAGTGCTTGACGTAAAAATGACTTTCGATGGTGATGTAGAGGTTAACTCTGTTACAACATTCCACGGCAGCCACAGACAATAA
- a CDS encoding A24 family peptidase — MTVQLLAAALLLLVALYTDLKSMTIPNLLTVPFLAGGFVYALFSGGGHGLLLAIYGAAAGFVPLLILHLAKGIGAGDVKLFAALGAWIGTLAVLQLMMYAILYAGLVGLVLLVFHRPFARKMTAGMYTFVSLRFGGQAGASSWLAWAKNGQTFPFMLAVAPGALTLWMISG, encoded by the coding sequence ATGACGGTACAGCTCTTGGCTGCAGCCTTGCTGCTGCTTGTCGCTTTATATACCGATTTGAAATCGATGACCATTCCAAATTTGCTTACGGTTCCTTTTCTGGCAGGAGGATTTGTATATGCTTTGTTCTCCGGAGGAGGCCATGGGCTTTTGCTCGCCATCTACGGTGCGGCGGCAGGATTTGTTCCGTTGCTGATTCTTCATTTGGCGAAAGGAATTGGCGCGGGTGATGTCAAGCTGTTTGCTGCACTGGGAGCTTGGATTGGTACATTGGCCGTGCTCCAGCTTATGATGTACGCCATTTTGTACGCGGGACTGGTGGGACTTGTCCTGCTTGTTTTCCATAGACCTTTTGCCAGAAAAATGACGGCGGGCATGTATACGTTCGTTTCCCTTCGTTTCGGCGGACAGGCAGGTGCTTCGTCTTGGCTGGCATGGGCGAAGAATGGACAAACCTTTCCGTTTATGCTGGCGGTGGCTCCGGGAGCCTTAACTTTATGGATGATATCGGGTTAA
- a CDS encoding Flp1 family type IVb pilin encodes MLKKLGKGVRSFWRSESGLGTLEVILIIAVVIIIALLFKDWIIQLIEKLMGKADDEADKIFSN; translated from the coding sequence ATGTTGAAAAAGTTAGGTAAAGGCGTCCGTTCATTCTGGCGCTCGGAAAGCGGTCTAGGGACGCTGGAAGTGATTCTGATTATTGCGGTTGTTATTATTATTGCTCTTCTATTTAAAGATTGGATTATCCAACTGATCGAGAAATTAATGGGGAAAGCCGATGATGAAGCGGACAAAATTTTCTCCAACTAA
- a CDS encoding TadE/TadG family type IV pilus assembly protein, translating to MMKRTKFSPTNRKRSLPQWLRQSEGSFTLESALVFPVIFLLILMFLLFSMYIYQKVVLYYSASETAERASFSWDNSHRNARNGMLTTGQYDGLYWRVSGDYMLGSLFGITADQTDVTLELPGARNTDNLELAETKLHQASAWLTGDAELPFQGDIAYANSLLKREVAVKLMQPVSLAPLELTLGLSEPKTVAAASIVDPVQFIRDVDTVRYYTAKFSNGTSKQQAGKALTAYSGGGKAGKP from the coding sequence ATGATGAAGCGGACAAAATTTTCTCCAACTAACCGTAAACGCAGCTTGCCGCAATGGCTTCGCCAATCGGAAGGGAGTTTTACGCTGGAATCCGCATTGGTGTTTCCGGTCATTTTTCTGCTAATACTTATGTTTCTATTATTCAGCATGTATATCTATCAGAAAGTGGTGCTCTATTATTCCGCCTCCGAGACGGCGGAACGGGCTTCGTTCAGTTGGGATAACAGTCACCGTAATGCCCGTAACGGGATGCTGACAACCGGTCAATATGACGGCTTGTACTGGCGGGTCAGCGGAGACTACATGCTTGGCTCGTTATTCGGAATAACGGCAGATCAGACGGATGTGACACTGGAACTGCCAGGGGCGCGGAACACAGACAATCTTGAGCTTGCAGAAACGAAGCTGCATCAAGCATCAGCTTGGCTGACAGGTGATGCGGAGCTTCCGTTCCAGGGGGATATCGCTTACGCAAACAGTCTGCTGAAGCGGGAGGTAGCGGTAAAGCTGATGCAGCCGGTATCTCTTGCTCCGCTTGAGCTTACGCTCGGGCTGTCCGAGCCCAAGACGGTTGCAGCGGCCAGTATCGTGGATCCGGTTCAGTTTATCCGCGATGTCGATACGGTACGGTATTACACCGCCAAATTCAGCAACGGAACGTCGAAGCAGCAGGCCGGAAAAGCGCTGACGGCATACAGCGGCGGCGGGAAAGCAGGCAAGCCGTGA